The Natrinema salifodinae genome includes a window with the following:
- a CDS encoding 50S ribosomal protein L13: MSLAEFDADTVVDARDCILGRVASEVAQRALDGERVAIINAEDAVITGDKEDIFETYRTRLQMGSDSGPYYPRRPDTIFKRSVRGMLPYKKPRGREALDSVRVYVGNPYEDDDRETEVLEGTSLDRLSNIRFVHLSEVSEQLGANVTW; encoded by the coding sequence ATGAGTCTCGCTGAATTCGACGCAGACACCGTCGTCGATGCCCGTGACTGCATCCTCGGTCGCGTCGCCAGCGAGGTCGCCCAGCGCGCGCTGGACGGCGAACGCGTCGCGATCATCAACGCCGAGGACGCGGTCATCACCGGCGACAAGGAAGATATCTTCGAGACGTACCGCACGCGGCTGCAGATGGGCTCGGACAGTGGGCCCTACTACCCCCGACGACCGGACACGATCTTCAAGCGGTCCGTTCGCGGGATGCTGCCGTACAAGAAACCGCGCGGCCGCGAGGCGCTCGACAGCGTCCGCGTCTACGTCGGCAATCCCTACGAGGACGACGACCGCGAGACGGAGGTCCTCGAGGGAACGTCGCTGGATCGGCTGTCGAACATCCGCTTCGTTCACCTCAGCGAAGTCTCCGAACAGTTAGGTGCTAACGTCACATGGTAA
- the moaA gene encoding GTP 3',8-cyclase MoaA, whose product MLTDEFGREVTGVRVSLTDRCNFDCVYCHNEGLGDTRGPMDPQDDEMDTDDVVRFLEVAAEFDVDAVKFTGGEPMLRQDLEEIIARTPDQMEVSLTTNGTFLPGRADDLVDAGLERVNVSQDALDPQDFAEITKSGAYDKVIEGVDAALEAGLDPVKLNMVVFEHTAGYVPEMVDHVAENDGLQLQLIEYMPELTGKPEWNIDIQRVHDWLADQADEIEHREMHDRRRYWVNGGMVEIVDPVENPTFCANCHRVRVTHEGYLKGCLNRNDDLKSMGEMTKPEIREAFREVVANRVPYYGEYMIQNDEGEWEINEEYISV is encoded by the coding sequence ATGCTCACCGACGAGTTCGGGCGCGAGGTGACTGGAGTCCGCGTCTCCCTCACCGATCGGTGTAACTTCGATTGCGTCTACTGCCACAACGAGGGGTTGGGCGACACCCGCGGGCCGATGGACCCGCAGGACGACGAGATGGACACGGACGACGTCGTCCGGTTTCTCGAGGTCGCCGCCGAGTTCGACGTCGACGCCGTCAAGTTCACCGGGGGAGAGCCGATGCTCCGACAGGACTTAGAGGAGATCATCGCTCGCACGCCCGACCAGATGGAAGTCTCGCTGACGACCAACGGTACGTTCCTCCCGGGCCGCGCCGACGACCTCGTCGACGCGGGGCTCGAACGGGTCAACGTCTCCCAGGACGCGCTCGACCCGCAGGACTTCGCCGAGATCACCAAGAGCGGGGCCTACGACAAGGTCATCGAGGGAGTCGACGCCGCGCTCGAGGCCGGGCTTGACCCGGTCAAGCTCAACATGGTCGTCTTCGAGCACACGGCCGGCTACGTCCCCGAGATGGTCGACCACGTCGCCGAGAACGACGGCCTGCAGCTACAGCTAATCGAGTACATGCCCGAACTGACCGGCAAGCCGGAGTGGAACATCGACATCCAGCGTGTCCACGACTGGCTGGCCGACCAGGCGGACGAGATCGAACACCGGGAGATGCACGACCGGCGGCGCTACTGGGTGAACGGCGGGATGGTCGAGATCGTCGATCCGGTCGAGAACCCGACGTTCTGCGCGAACTGCCACCGCGTCCGGGTCACGCACGAGGGGTATCTGAAGGGGTGTCTCAACCGCAACGACGACCTCAAGTCGATGGGCGAGATGACCAAACCCGAGATCCGCGAGGCCTTCCGCGAGGTCGTCGCAAACCGGGTGCCCTACTACGGCGAGTACATGATCCAGAACGACGAGGGGGAGTGGGAGATCAACGAGGAGTACATCAGCGTCTGA
- a CDS encoding DNA-directed RNA polymerase subunit K, translating into MQQQQHNRYEKARILGARALQVSYGAPVLIETDQTEPILIAAEEYDAGVLPFTVKRGYDEQ; encoded by the coding sequence ATGCAACAGCAACAGCACAACCGCTACGAGAAGGCACGCATCCTCGGCGCGCGAGCGCTGCAGGTGTCCTACGGTGCGCCGGTACTGATCGAGACCGATCAGACGGAACCGATTCTCATCGCCGCCGAGGAGTACGACGCCGGCGTGTTGCCCTTTACGGTCAAACGGGGGTACGACGAGCAATGA
- a CDS encoding archease produces the protein MGFELRDHTADVAVAATGDTLESVFGATADGLAAASCDEIPADAGERFAVAVTAEGREALLFDYLDELIYQRDVRAALPVDHRVESIEVAAGSDARDADTGADADESTEWRLEASARGVPLAAVAAREVKAVTYSEMAVERTEDGWEAYVVFDV, from the coding sequence ATGGGGTTCGAACTACGCGATCACACGGCCGACGTTGCGGTCGCGGCGACCGGTGACACCCTCGAGTCGGTCTTCGGCGCGACAGCCGACGGCCTGGCGGCCGCGTCGTGCGACGAGATTCCGGCTGATGCCGGCGAGCGCTTTGCGGTCGCCGTGACCGCCGAGGGACGCGAGGCACTGCTATTCGACTACCTCGACGAGCTGATCTATCAGCGGGACGTCCGCGCGGCACTCCCGGTGGATCACCGCGTCGAATCGATCGAGGTGGCCGCTGGCTCGGACGCGCGCGACGCCGATACCGGGGCCGACGCTGACGAATCGACCGAGTGGCGCCTCGAAGCCAGCGCGCGCGGCGTGCCGCTCGCAGCCGTCGCCGCCCGCGAGGTGAAGGCGGTGACCTACTCCGAGATGGCGGTAGAGCGAACCGAGGACGGGTGGGAGGCGTACGTGGTCTTCGACGTCTGA
- a CDS encoding Cdc6/Cdc18 family protein, which translates to MNHEPSTARGDGDGDDDAAARSPESSIVDSILDGERKTVFENKQLVDSNTIVNHNRIYGRDEQLAAEARAFRDTLDGERPPDLLLYGPSGTGKSLTVKAVAKKVRERATRNDITFDFVAVNFKTMESHSLDRAVWKLGHQTATKAGVTWDIPRKGVSTDAKYVRLYEIVDRHFDALVFVLDEIDALTGRVGEDVPAYSRLLYSLSRVMAEQHVDTLVSTVVITNHPKFRENLDSRTDSSYNPTGIHFSDYDANELIEILNRRRDAFKEGALDDGVIELVAAYGAKNEGDARRAIDLLRDAGEIANRNGETVVTEQHVHAANDSVVKNRVLEMIGGMTLQKKLSLYAAAVVADVNDGAAPSPAVYALYREICQRTDRDVYTQETVNSHINKAGTYGVLESERTSGGFKSGVHLVFTFTEPVKAVIETLKEDDTFDELDLSTARSIARQSLRDS; encoded by the coding sequence ATGAATCACGAGCCGTCGACCGCTCGAGGGGACGGGGACGGAGACGACGACGCCGCGGCCCGATCCCCCGAGTCCTCTATCGTCGATAGCATCCTCGATGGCGAGCGCAAGACCGTCTTCGAGAACAAGCAACTCGTCGACTCGAACACGATCGTCAATCACAACCGGATCTACGGCCGCGACGAGCAACTAGCGGCCGAAGCGCGCGCATTTCGCGACACGCTTGACGGCGAACGTCCCCCGGATCTCTTGCTTTACGGGCCGAGCGGAACCGGGAAGAGCCTCACCGTGAAGGCGGTCGCCAAAAAGGTGAGAGAACGCGCCACGCGGAACGATATCACCTTCGACTTCGTCGCTGTGAACTTCAAGACGATGGAGTCGCACTCGCTGGACCGCGCCGTCTGGAAACTCGGCCATCAAACCGCCACCAAAGCCGGCGTCACGTGGGATATCCCGCGAAAGGGCGTCTCGACCGATGCGAAATACGTCCGTCTCTACGAGATCGTCGACCGCCATTTCGACGCGCTCGTGTTCGTTCTCGACGAGATCGACGCGCTCACCGGTCGCGTCGGTGAAGACGTGCCCGCGTACTCCCGATTACTCTATAGCTTGAGCCGAGTGATGGCAGAACAACACGTCGACACCCTCGTCTCGACGGTCGTCATCACCAACCATCCCAAATTCCGTGAGAACCTCGATAGCAGGACCGATAGCTCGTACAATCCGACCGGCATTCACTTCTCCGATTACGACGCCAATGAACTCATCGAGATCCTCAACCGCCGACGCGACGCGTTCAAGGAGGGCGCGCTCGACGACGGCGTCATCGAACTGGTTGCCGCGTACGGGGCGAAAAACGAGGGCGACGCGCGGCGAGCGATCGATCTCCTCCGCGATGCAGGCGAAATCGCGAACAGGAACGGGGAGACCGTCGTAACGGAGCAGCACGTACACGCGGCCAACGACTCGGTCGTGAAGAACCGAGTACTGGAGATGATCGGCGGCATGACCCTCCAGAAGAAGCTCTCGCTCTACGCCGCGGCGGTCGTCGCGGACGTGAACGACGGGGCCGCGCCGAGTCCGGCGGTCTACGCGTTGTATCGAGAGATCTGCCAGCGCACCGACCGCGACGTGTACACGCAGGAAACCGTCAACAGCCACATCAACAAGGCGGGCACGTACGGCGTGCTCGAGAGCGAGCGGACCAGCGGCGGATTCAAGAGCGGCGTCCACCTCGTGTTCACGTTCACGGAACCCGTCAAGGCCGTCATCGAGACGCTCAAGGAGGACGACACATTCGACGAACTCGATCTCTCTACCGCCCGGTCGATCGCTCGTCAATCGCTTCGCGACTCCTGA
- a CDS encoding 30S ribosomal protein S11: MSQDDEKWGIAHVHASFNNTIMTVTDLTGAETIAKSSGGTAVKQNRDEASPYAAMQMAESVAEEVKAAGITGLHVHVRGPGGNLQKSPGPGAQATIRALARSGIEIGRIEDVTPIPHDGSRAPKGKGGY, from the coding sequence ATGAGTCAGGACGACGAAAAGTGGGGAATCGCCCACGTGCACGCATCGTTCAACAACACGATCATGACCGTGACGGACCTCACGGGCGCGGAGACGATCGCCAAGTCCTCCGGCGGGACGGCGGTCAAGCAGAACCGCGACGAGGCGTCGCCGTACGCGGCCATGCAGATGGCCGAGTCCGTCGCCGAGGAGGTCAAGGCGGCCGGCATCACGGGCCTACACGTTCACGTGCGTGGCCCCGGCGGCAACCTCCAGAAGTCCCCCGGTCCGGGCGCGCAGGCAACGATCCGCGCGCTGGCCCGCTCGGGTATCGAGATCGGGCGCATCGAAGACGTCACGCCGATTCCGCACGACGGATCGCGCGCACCCAAAGGGAAGGGCGGCTACTAG
- a CDS encoding 50S ribosomal protein L18e translates to MSSKTNPRLNDLIAELKSTSRETDADVWRDVADRLEKPRRTHAEVNLGRIERYAREEETVVVPGKVLGSGALQKNVTVAAINFSSSAETKIDQVGEPVPLEQALEENPEGSNVRVIR, encoded by the coding sequence ATGAGTAGCAAGACTAATCCGAGGCTCAACGATCTCATCGCCGAGCTGAAGTCGACGTCCCGAGAGACGGACGCCGACGTCTGGCGAGACGTCGCGGATCGACTCGAGAAGCCCCGGCGCACCCACGCTGAGGTGAACCTGGGCCGTATCGAGCGATACGCACGCGAAGAAGAGACCGTCGTCGTTCCCGGCAAAGTGCTGGGTTCGGGCGCACTACAGAAGAACGTCACCGTCGCGGCGATCAATTTCAGTTCGTCGGCGGAGACGAAGATCGACCAGGTCGGCGAACCAGTACCGCTCGAGCAAGCGCTCGAAGAGAACCCCGAAGGTTCCAACGTCCGGGTGATTCGATGA
- a CDS encoding MBL fold metallo-hydrolase produces MAVEYDHLTIDRLGHASVRLETGDGTVVYVDPWSDVLEDEPGDGDVVFVTHADFDHYDPDGIAAVAGPDATVAVFEAVDTSDLGVDVVDLPYSGETGVDGIEVETVPAYNDPEGDHVDDDGMPFHAEGEGIGLLLALDGIDVYVPSDTDFFDHHESIEADVFVPPIGGHYTMDRHEAADFARSVDPALVIPIHYDTFDTIDADAEAFAAELEDEGIRVEVV; encoded by the coding sequence ATGGCCGTCGAATACGACCACCTGACTATCGACCGACTCGGTCACGCGAGCGTGAGACTCGAAACGGGAGACGGCACGGTCGTCTACGTCGACCCCTGGTCCGACGTCCTCGAGGACGAGCCAGGCGACGGGGATGTCGTGTTCGTCACCCACGCCGACTTCGATCACTACGATCCCGACGGGATCGCAGCGGTCGCCGGACCCGACGCGACGGTCGCCGTCTTCGAGGCGGTCGACACAAGCGATCTCGGAGTCGACGTCGTCGACCTCCCCTACTCGGGCGAGACGGGTGTAGACGGGATCGAAGTCGAAACCGTCCCCGCGTACAACGACCCCGAAGGGGATCACGTCGACGACGACGGGATGCCGTTCCACGCGGAGGGCGAGGGAATCGGCCTGCTGCTCGCTCTCGATGGAATCGACGTGTACGTTCCTTCGGATACGGACTTCTTCGACCACCACGAATCGATCGAGGCCGATGTCTTCGTTCCCCCGATCGGGGGCCACTACACGATGGATCGCCACGAAGCGGCCGACTTCGCTCGAAGCGTCGATCCAGCCCTCGTGATCCCGATCCACTACGATACCTTCGATACCATCGACGCCGACGCCGAAGCCTTCGCAGCCGAACTCGAGGATGAGGGCATTCGCGTCGAAGTCGTCTGA
- a CDS encoding DNA-directed RNA polymerase subunit N has protein sequence MMVPVRCFTCGNVVGEHWEEFDERANEGDEDPQKVLDELGVERYCCRRMLVSHTDLVDVVSPYQ, from the coding sequence ATGATGGTACCGGTCCGGTGTTTCACCTGTGGCAACGTCGTCGGCGAACACTGGGAGGAGTTCGACGAGCGAGCAAACGAGGGCGACGAGGACCCGCAGAAGGTCCTCGACGAGCTCGGCGTCGAGCGCTACTGCTGTCGGCGCATGCTCGTCAGTCACACTGACCTCGTCGACGTCGTCTCTCCGTACCAGTAA
- a CDS encoding 30S ribosomal protein S9, whose product MVTNTSGKKKTAVARATVREGEGRVRINSQPVELVEPEMSQLKMVEPFRIAGEDLRSEMDIDVRVEGGGISGQADAVRTAIARGIVQHTNDAELRDAFMEFDRSLLVNDVRQSEPKKWGGPGARARYQKSYR is encoded by the coding sequence ATGGTAACCAACACGAGTGGCAAGAAAAAGACGGCCGTCGCTCGCGCCACGGTGCGCGAGGGCGAGGGTCGCGTTCGAATCAACTCGCAACCGGTCGAACTGGTCGAACCGGAGATGTCCCAGCTCAAGATGGTCGAGCCGTTCCGCATCGCCGGCGAGGACCTCCGCAGCGAGATGGACATCGATGTGCGCGTCGAGGGTGGCGGCATCAGCGGCCAGGCGGACGCCGTTCGCACCGCCATCGCGCGCGGGATCGTCCAGCACACGAACGACGCCGAACTCCGCGACGCGTTCATGGAGTTCGATCGGTCGCTGCTGGTCAACGACGTTCGCCAGTCCGAACCGAAGAAGTGGGGCGGCCCGGGCGCTCGGGCGCGCTACCAGAAGTCCTACCGCTAA
- a CDS encoding 30S ribosomal protein S4, giving the protein MPLGTRTKQYETPNHPYQGERIASEHSLIDRYGLKNKEELWRAQSELRSLRREARDLLGQAQDDETVQQRSDEFLGRLKRVGILDEADELGDILSLEIEDILERRLQTVVYRKGLANTTQQARQFITHGHVVVGEQRHRVPSYVVDVDEEGLVAFDENSPLADELHPERAEGQ; this is encoded by the coding sequence ATGCCGCTCGGAACCCGCACCAAGCAGTACGAGACGCCGAACCACCCCTACCAGGGTGAGCGCATCGCCTCCGAACACTCCCTGATCGACCGCTACGGGCTCAAAAACAAGGAAGAGCTCTGGCGCGCCCAGTCCGAGCTTCGCTCGCTGCGACGCGAGGCTCGCGACCTTCTCGGCCAGGCCCAGGACGACGAGACCGTCCAGCAGCGGTCCGACGAGTTCCTCGGTCGGCTCAAGCGCGTCGGCATCCTCGACGAGGCCGACGAACTCGGCGACATCCTGTCGCTGGAGATCGAGGACATCCTCGAGCGTCGCCTCCAGACGGTCGTCTACCGCAAGGGCCTGGCGAACACGACCCAGCAGGCTCGTCAGTTCATCACGCACGGCCACGTCGTGGTCGGCGAGCAGCGCCACCGCGTTCCCTCCTACGTCGTCGACGTCGACGAGGAGGGCCTGGTGGCCTTCGACGAGAACAGCCCGCTGGCGGACGAACTCCACCCCGAACGCGCGGAGGGTCAGTAA
- a CDS encoding GNAT family N-acetyltransferase, with product MSVNIDSRVVAPGSDDFVDDAWELKEEIRRQEGVLKQRYDFFTDAYRRSKVHCYVQDGGLVGFAAVRRDGYILFLAVSPGFRGEGIGKRLVARVADDHDTITCHARTSNENALQFYEHLGFEIKRRIDNYYEDGGDAYYLKLGSDVGITDKISDLMRR from the coding sequence GTGAGCGTCAACATCGATAGTCGCGTCGTCGCGCCGGGGAGCGACGACTTCGTCGACGATGCCTGGGAGCTGAAAGAGGAGATCCGTCGACAGGAGGGCGTACTCAAGCAGCGGTACGACTTCTTCACCGACGCGTACCGGCGGTCGAAGGTCCACTGTTACGTTCAAGACGGCGGACTGGTCGGGTTCGCAGCCGTGCGACGCGACGGATATATTCTCTTTCTGGCGGTCTCCCCCGGGTTCCGCGGCGAAGGCATCGGCAAGCGCCTCGTCGCCCGCGTCGCCGACGACCACGACACGATCACCTGCCACGCCCGGACGAGCAACGAGAACGCCCTCCAGTTCTACGAACACCTCGGGTTCGAGATCAAGCGCCGAATCGACAACTACTACGAGGACGGCGGCGACGCCTACTATCTCAAACTCGGCTCGGACGTCGGAATCACCGACAAGATTTCGGACCTGATGCGGCGGTGA
- a CDS encoding DNA-directed RNA polymerase subunit D, with translation MSAEYDVEFVERGDREARFLVRGVTPGFANGIRRAMVADVPTMAIDTVRFVENSSVMFDEQLALRLGLVPLTTPPEGEFSEDDTVTLSIDVEGPATAYSGDLESSDELVQPADENVPIIELKDGQRLEAEADAILDRGKDHAKHQGGVAVGYRHLQRVEVAGDLPEFEEQESRIIRGVIEEDGELVPTSEFDHDLSNRYPGKEVRVEDVPNAFVFHVETDGSFTVEELVTRAADTIGARATELEEAVQL, from the coding sequence ATGAGTGCAGAGTACGACGTCGAGTTCGTCGAACGCGGGGATCGCGAAGCGCGGTTCCTCGTCCGGGGCGTGACGCCCGGCTTCGCCAACGGCATCCGTCGCGCGATGGTCGCCGACGTGCCGACGATGGCGATCGACACCGTCCGGTTTGTCGAGAACTCGTCGGTCATGTTCGACGAGCAGCTCGCGCTCCGGCTCGGGCTCGTCCCCCTGACGACACCGCCGGAAGGCGAGTTTTCGGAGGACGACACCGTCACGCTCTCGATCGACGTCGAAGGGCCGGCCACCGCCTACTCCGGTGACCTCGAATCGAGCGACGAACTCGTCCAGCCCGCGGACGAGAACGTCCCGATTATCGAACTCAAGGACGGGCAGCGCCTCGAAGCCGAGGCCGACGCCATCCTCGACCGCGGCAAGGACCACGCCAAACATCAGGGTGGCGTCGCGGTCGGCTACCGACACCTTCAGCGCGTGGAGGTCGCCGGTGATCTCCCCGAGTTCGAGGAACAGGAGAGCCGGATCATCCGCGGTGTGATCGAAGAGGACGGCGAGCTCGTTCCCACGAGCGAGTTCGACCACGACCTCTCGAACCGCTATCCGGGGAAGGAAGTCCGGGTAGAGGACGTGCCCAACGCCTTCGTCTTCCACGTGGAGACGGACGGCTCCTTTACCGTCGAGGAACTGGTCACGCGAGCCGCGGACACGATCGGAGCGCGCGCGACCGAACTCGAAGAGGCAGTACAGCTATAG
- a CDS encoding 30S ribosomal protein S13: MSAEEPQEQEDDEDLRYFVRIGQTDLDGTKSVERSLTEMNGIGRRTARLIAEEAGVDRTATFGRLDDDVIDAVVEIVENYANEVPDWLNNRREDFYSGETTHEIGNDLQLTRQHDINRMKMIDSYKGVRHKRGQKVRGQRTKSTGRTEGTIGVNVEEIREEAEEGGDEEGGE, from the coding sequence ATGAGCGCGGAAGAACCTCAAGAACAAGAAGACGACGAAGATCTTCGTTACTTCGTCCGCATCGGGCAGACTGACCTCGATGGGACGAAGTCCGTCGAGCGCTCGCTGACGGAGATGAACGGGATCGGTCGCCGAACCGCCCGTCTCATCGCCGAGGAAGCGGGCGTCGACCGGACGGCGACGTTCGGTCGACTCGACGACGACGTCATCGACGCGGTCGTCGAGATCGTCGAGAACTACGCCAACGAAGTCCCCGACTGGCTCAACAACCGGCGCGAGGACTTCTACTCCGGCGAAACGACCCACGAGATCGGCAACGACCTCCAGTTGACCCGTCAGCACGACATCAACCGGATGAAGATGATCGACTCCTACAAGGGAGTCCGCCACAAGCGCGGTCAGAAGGTCCGCGGTCAGCGGACCAAGTCCACCGGTCGTACGGAGGGCACCATCGGCGTCAACGTCGAAGAGATCCGCGAGGAAGCCGAAGAAGGCGGCGACGAGGAGGGTGGTGAATAA
- a CDS encoding helix-turn-helix domain-containing protein — protein MSTIAELAVPAAEFALRHTLEATADLDAEIERVVAYDPDHVMPYVWFSGDESTLATADDALADDPSINEAELLTDLDEERLYRMNWVDDVTLIVHLLTEENATVLNAHVEDEGTRWRFRVLFPERDAFSRTYDVATDRGLSVEIRRIHRLEENRHGRIGLTDAQYETLVAALDRGYYEIPRGMDMEALSDELDISHQALSERLRRAHRTLVEELVDVGTVGEND, from the coding sequence ATGAGTACCATCGCGGAACTCGCGGTCCCCGCCGCGGAGTTCGCGCTCCGGCACACACTCGAGGCGACGGCCGATCTCGACGCGGAGATCGAACGCGTCGTCGCCTACGATCCCGATCACGTCATGCCCTACGTCTGGTTTTCCGGCGACGAATCGACGCTCGCGACCGCCGACGACGCGCTCGCGGACGATCCGAGTATCAACGAGGCCGAACTCCTGACCGATCTCGACGAGGAACGCCTCTACCGGATGAACTGGGTTGACGACGTCACCCTGATCGTCCACCTCTTGACCGAGGAGAACGCGACGGTCCTGAACGCCCACGTCGAGGACGAGGGCACCAGATGGCGGTTCCGCGTCCTCTTTCCCGAACGGGACGCGTTCTCGCGCACGTACGACGTCGCGACCGATCGAGGGCTGTCGGTCGAGATCCGCAGGATCCACCGCCTCGAGGAGAACCGCCACGGTCGGATCGGGCTCACCGACGCTCAGTACGAGACCCTGGTCGCGGCTCTCGACCGCGGCTACTACGAGATTCCCCGCGGGATGGACATGGAAGCGCTCTCCGACGAACTCGACATCTCCCATCAGGCGCTCTCCGAGCGACTCCGACGGGCACACCGAACGCTCGTCGAAGAGTTGGTCGACGTGGGAACGGTCGGCGAGAACGACTGA
- a CDS encoding RtcB family protein has translation MSNSTFDADDVTLEQVREYVWEIPQEGDMRAPARVLASEALLEEITEDKTLAQIKNTTHLPGITNYAICMPDGHQGYGFPVGGVGALDAENGCISPGAVGYDINCGVRMMRTNLTYDELQGQEEELVESLFANIPSGLGGGGIVEAGIDDVDEILARGVDWALENGHAVEEDLLHCEDEGMREGADPDKVSQKAKDRGKNQIGSLGSGNHFLEVQRVTDVFDDEVGAAYGLEEDQIVVLIHCGSRGLGHQTCNDYLRKIEQQHQGLLNQLPDKELAAAPAGSQLAADYYAAMNAAINFAWVNRQLIMHRTRQVFERVFGRSWEEMDMHLLYDVAHNIAKKETHTVDGEERELYVHRKGATRAFPAGHPEVPKAYRDVGQPVIIPGSMGAGSYVLRGGENSMDLTFGSTAHGAGRLMSRTQAKNEFWGGDVQQQLEEQDRIYVKAQSGATVAEEAPGVYKDVDEVVRVSDELGIGDKVARTFPVCNIKG, from the coding sequence ATGAGCAACTCCACGTTCGACGCGGACGACGTCACGCTCGAGCAGGTGCGTGAGTACGTCTGGGAGATCCCGCAGGAGGGCGATATGCGCGCCCCGGCGCGGGTACTGGCCAGCGAAGCGCTGCTCGAGGAGATCACGGAAGACAAAACCCTCGCGCAGATCAAAAACACGACCCACCTGCCGGGAATCACCAACTACGCCATCTGCATGCCCGACGGCCACCAGGGCTACGGGTTCCCGGTCGGCGGGGTGGGCGCGCTCGACGCCGAAAACGGCTGCATCTCGCCTGGCGCGGTCGGCTACGACATCAACTGCGGCGTCCGTATGATGCGGACGAACCTGACCTACGACGAACTGCAGGGTCAGGAGGAGGAACTCGTCGAGTCCCTCTTCGCGAATATTCCGTCTGGGCTCGGCGGTGGCGGCATCGTCGAGGCCGGCATCGACGACGTCGACGAAATTCTGGCCCGGGGCGTCGACTGGGCGCTGGAGAACGGCCACGCCGTCGAGGAGGACTTGCTGCACTGCGAGGACGAGGGGATGCGCGAGGGCGCCGATCCCGACAAGGTCAGCCAGAAGGCCAAGGACCGCGGGAAGAACCAGATCGGCTCGCTGGGCTCGGGGAACCACTTCCTCGAGGTCCAGCGCGTGACCGACGTCTTCGACGACGAGGTGGGTGCGGCCTACGGCCTGGAAGAGGACCAGATCGTCGTCCTGATCCACTGCGGCTCCCGCGGCCTGGGCCACCAGACCTGCAACGATTACCTGCGGAAGATCGAGCAGCAACACCAGGGGCTGCTGAACCAGCTGCCGGACAAGGAACTCGCGGCCGCGCCCGCGGGCTCGCAGCTCGCGGCGGACTACTACGCGGCGATGAACGCGGCGATCAACTTCGCGTGGGTCAATCGCCAGCTGATCATGCACCGCACGCGGCAGGTCTTCGAGCGGGTGTTCGGCCGCTCGTGGGAGGAGATGGACATGCACCTGCTGTACGACGTGGCCCACAACATCGCGAAGAAGGAGACCCACACTGTGGATGGAGAGGAGCGCGAACTCTACGTCCACCGCAAGGGCGCGACGCGCGCGTTCCCCGCCGGCCACCCCGAAGTGCCGAAAGCGTACCGCGACGTCGGCCAGCCGGTGATCATCCCGGGCAGCATGGGCGCGGGCAGCTACGTCCTGCGGGGCGGCGAGAACTCGATGGACCTCACCTTCGGTTCGACCGCCCACGGCGCTGGCCGGCTGATGAGCCGCACGCAGGCCAAAAACGAGTTCTGGGGCGGCGACGTCCAGCAGCAACTGGAAGAGCAAGACCGGATCTACGTCAAGGCCCAGTCGGGCGCGACGGTCGCCGAGGAGGCCCCGGGCGTCTACAAGGACGTCGACGAGGTCGTCCGCGTCTCGGACGAACTCGGCATCGGCGACAAGGTCGCGCGGACGTTCCCCGTCTGTAACATCAAGGGGTGA